One Vigna unguiculata cultivar IT97K-499-35 chromosome 11, ASM411807v1, whole genome shotgun sequence DNA window includes the following coding sequences:
- the LOC114170627 gene encoding CTP synthase-like isoform X3: MKYVLVTGGVVSGLGKGVTASSIGVLLQACGFRVTSIKIDPYLNTDAGTMSPFEHGEVFVLDDGGEVDLDLGNYERFLDLKLTRDNNITTGKIYQSVIAKERRGDYLGKTVQVVPHITDAIQEWIERVAQIPVDGKEGPADVCVIELGGTIGDIESMPFIEALGQFSYRVGPGNFCLVHVSLVPVLNVVGEQKTKPTQHSVRQLRGLGLTPNLLACRSSKELDDNVKEKLSQFCHVPSSNILTLYDVPNIWHIPLLLRDQKAHEAILKTLNLRGVATEPNFKEWIATTKVYDKFNESVRIAMVGKYTNLSDAYLSVLKALLHASVACNRKLVVDWVPAENLEDDTSKEDPDAHKAAWALLKGANGILVPGGFGDRGVQGKILAAKYARENSVPFLGICLGMQIAVIEFSRSVLGLHDANSTEFDPKTKNPCVIFMPEGSKTHMGGTMRLGSRRTYFHVADCKSAKLYGNVHFVDERHRHRYEVNPDLISQLESAGLSFVGKDETGKRMEIVEFPGHPFFIGAQFHPEFKSRPGKPSPLFLGLITAACDKTVVPASKGYSTKIATGILGSHSPMLKAHNGNGFKSPNSSLNGVYTSTTTNGVCVDGSC; this comes from the exons ATGAAGTACGTGTTGGTGACAGGTGGTGTTGTGAGTGGACTTGGGAAAGGAGTCACTGCAAGCAGTATCGGTGTGCTCCTTCAGGCCTGTGGCTTTCGAGTTACTTCTATCAAGATTG ATCCCTATCTGAACACTGATGCAGGAACGATGTCTCCTTTTGAACATGGCGAAGTGTTTGTTTTAGACGATGGCGGTGAG GTTGACCTCGATCTTGGAAACTATGAACGTTTCCTGGACCTCAAGTTAACTCGTGACAATAATATCACAACTGGAAAAATTTACCAG TCTGTTATTGCAAAGGAGAGAAGAGGAGATTATCTTGGCAAGACCGTGCAG GTTGTTCCACACATTACTGATGCCATCCAAGAATGGATAGAGCGTGTCGCACAAATACCAGTTGATGGAAAAGAAGGCCCAGCTGATGTCTGTGTCATTGAGTTGGGTGGAACTATTG GGGATATTGAGTCCATGCCTTTTATTGAAGCACTTGGCCAATTTTCCTACCGTGTAG GCCCCGGAAACTTCTGTTTAGTTCATGTCAGCTTGGTGCCTGTTCTCAATGTTGTTGGTGAACAG AAAACAAAGCCAACTCAGCACAGTGTCCGTCAACTTAGAGGGTTAGGGTTGACTCCAAATCTTCTTGCTTGTCGCAGTTCAAAG GAACTTGATGACAATGTCAAGGAAAAACTTTCTCAATTTTGTCATGTTCCG TCATCAAACATACTCACTCTCTATGATGTTCCAAATATTTGGCACATTCCTTTGCTATTAAGA GACCAGAAGGCACATGAGGCAATCCTGAAAACATTAAACCTTCGAGG TGTTGCTACAGAGCCCAATTTTAAGGAGTGGATTGCAACAACAAAAGTATATGACAAATTTAATGAATCT gTTAGAATTGCAATGGTGGGAAAATATACAAATCTTTCAGATGCATATCTTTCTGTACTGAAG GCACTTTTGCATGCTTCTGTTGCTTGCAACCGTAAGCTTGTTGTGGACTGGGTTCCTGCAGAAAATCTTGAAGATGATACCTCTAAAGAG GATCCTGATGCACATAAAGCTGCTTGGGCTCTTTTGAAG GGTGCTAATGGGATTCTAGTTCCAGGAGGATTCGGTGATAGAGGTGTGCAAGGAAAAATTCTTGCTGCCAAGTATGCTCGAGAAAATAGTGTTCCATTTCTTGGCATTTGCTTGGGGATGCAAATTGCTGTCATTGAGTTTTCAAGATCTGTTCTGGGTCTTCATGATGCTAATAGCACAGAATTTGATCCCAAAACTAAAAATCCATGTGTCATATTTATGCCAGAA gGTTCAAAGACTCATATGGGGGGAACTATGCGTCTCGGTTCGAGGAGAACTTACTTTCACGTTGCTGACTGCAAATCGGCCAAGTt gtATGGCAATGTACACTTTGTTGATGAGCGACATCGGCATCGATATGAG GTTAATCCTGACTTGATATCACAACTTGAGAGTGCTGGTCTGTCTTTTGTTGGCAAAGATGAAACAGGGAAGCGCATGGAG ATAGTTGAATTTCCTGGCCATCCTTTCTTCATCGGTGCTCAATTTCACCCCGAGTTTAAGTCAAGACCAGGGAAACCTTCTCCATTGTTCTTAG GGTTGATAACAGCAGCATGTGATAAGACAGTTGTGCCTGCAAGCAAAGGGTATAGCACAAAGATAGCAACAGGGATACTTGGTTCACACTCACCAATGTTGAAAGCACACAATGGAAATGGGTTCAAGTCTCCCAATAGTTCCTTAAATGGTGTATATACAAGTACAACTACCAATGGGGTGTGTGTGGATGGTAGCTGTTAA
- the LOC114170627 gene encoding CTP synthase-like isoform X1, which produces MWVMCMQCHCRVCILSSHICIFREKQQKRGFDSEKKMKYVLVTGGVVSGLGKGVTASSIGVLLQACGFRVTSIKIDPYLNTDAGTMSPFEHGEVFVLDDGGEVDLDLGNYERFLDLKLTRDNNITTGKIYQSVIAKERRGDYLGKTVQVVPHITDAIQEWIERVAQIPVDGKEGPADVCVIELGGTIGDIESMPFIEALGQFSYRVGPGNFCLVHVSLVPVLNVVGEQKTKPTQHSVRQLRGLGLTPNLLACRSSKELDDNVKEKLSQFCHVPSSNILTLYDVPNIWHIPLLLRDQKAHEAILKTLNLRGVATEPNFKEWIATTKVYDKFNESVRIAMVGKYTNLSDAYLSVLKALLHASVACNRKLVVDWVPAENLEDDTSKEDPDAHKAAWALLKGANGILVPGGFGDRGVQGKILAAKYARENSVPFLGICLGMQIAVIEFSRSVLGLHDANSTEFDPKTKNPCVIFMPEGSKTHMGGTMRLGSRRTYFHVADCKSAKLYGNVHFVDERHRHRYEVNPDLISQLESAGLSFVGKDETGKRMEIVEFPGHPFFIGAQFHPEFKSRPGKPSPLFLGLITAACDKTVVPASKGYSTKIATGILGSHSPMLKAHNGNGFKSPNSSLNGVYTSTTTNGVCVDGSC; this is translated from the exons ATGTGGGTGATGTGTATGCAATGTCACTGCCGCGTGTGTATCTTGTCATCTCATATTTGCATTTTTCGT GAGAAACAGCAAAAGAGGGGTTTCGATTCAGAGAAAAAGATGAAGTACGTGTTGGTGACAGGTGGTGTTGTGAGTGGACTTGGGAAAGGAGTCACTGCAAGCAGTATCGGTGTGCTCCTTCAGGCCTGTGGCTTTCGAGTTACTTCTATCAAGATTG ATCCCTATCTGAACACTGATGCAGGAACGATGTCTCCTTTTGAACATGGCGAAGTGTTTGTTTTAGACGATGGCGGTGAG GTTGACCTCGATCTTGGAAACTATGAACGTTTCCTGGACCTCAAGTTAACTCGTGACAATAATATCACAACTGGAAAAATTTACCAG TCTGTTATTGCAAAGGAGAGAAGAGGAGATTATCTTGGCAAGACCGTGCAG GTTGTTCCACACATTACTGATGCCATCCAAGAATGGATAGAGCGTGTCGCACAAATACCAGTTGATGGAAAAGAAGGCCCAGCTGATGTCTGTGTCATTGAGTTGGGTGGAACTATTG GGGATATTGAGTCCATGCCTTTTATTGAAGCACTTGGCCAATTTTCCTACCGTGTAG GCCCCGGAAACTTCTGTTTAGTTCATGTCAGCTTGGTGCCTGTTCTCAATGTTGTTGGTGAACAG AAAACAAAGCCAACTCAGCACAGTGTCCGTCAACTTAGAGGGTTAGGGTTGACTCCAAATCTTCTTGCTTGTCGCAGTTCAAAG GAACTTGATGACAATGTCAAGGAAAAACTTTCTCAATTTTGTCATGTTCCG TCATCAAACATACTCACTCTCTATGATGTTCCAAATATTTGGCACATTCCTTTGCTATTAAGA GACCAGAAGGCACATGAGGCAATCCTGAAAACATTAAACCTTCGAGG TGTTGCTACAGAGCCCAATTTTAAGGAGTGGATTGCAACAACAAAAGTATATGACAAATTTAATGAATCT gTTAGAATTGCAATGGTGGGAAAATATACAAATCTTTCAGATGCATATCTTTCTGTACTGAAG GCACTTTTGCATGCTTCTGTTGCTTGCAACCGTAAGCTTGTTGTGGACTGGGTTCCTGCAGAAAATCTTGAAGATGATACCTCTAAAGAG GATCCTGATGCACATAAAGCTGCTTGGGCTCTTTTGAAG GGTGCTAATGGGATTCTAGTTCCAGGAGGATTCGGTGATAGAGGTGTGCAAGGAAAAATTCTTGCTGCCAAGTATGCTCGAGAAAATAGTGTTCCATTTCTTGGCATTTGCTTGGGGATGCAAATTGCTGTCATTGAGTTTTCAAGATCTGTTCTGGGTCTTCATGATGCTAATAGCACAGAATTTGATCCCAAAACTAAAAATCCATGTGTCATATTTATGCCAGAA gGTTCAAAGACTCATATGGGGGGAACTATGCGTCTCGGTTCGAGGAGAACTTACTTTCACGTTGCTGACTGCAAATCGGCCAAGTt gtATGGCAATGTACACTTTGTTGATGAGCGACATCGGCATCGATATGAG GTTAATCCTGACTTGATATCACAACTTGAGAGTGCTGGTCTGTCTTTTGTTGGCAAAGATGAAACAGGGAAGCGCATGGAG ATAGTTGAATTTCCTGGCCATCCTTTCTTCATCGGTGCTCAATTTCACCCCGAGTTTAAGTCAAGACCAGGGAAACCTTCTCCATTGTTCTTAG GGTTGATAACAGCAGCATGTGATAAGACAGTTGTGCCTGCAAGCAAAGGGTATAGCACAAAGATAGCAACAGGGATACTTGGTTCACACTCACCAATGTTGAAAGCACACAATGGAAATGGGTTCAAGTCTCCCAATAGTTCCTTAAATGGTGTATATACAAGTACAACTACCAATGGGGTGTGTGTGGATGGTAGCTGTTAA
- the LOC114170627 gene encoding CTP synthase-like isoform X2 gives MEKQQKRGFDSEKKMKYVLVTGGVVSGLGKGVTASSIGVLLQACGFRVTSIKIDPYLNTDAGTMSPFEHGEVFVLDDGGEVDLDLGNYERFLDLKLTRDNNITTGKIYQSVIAKERRGDYLGKTVQVVPHITDAIQEWIERVAQIPVDGKEGPADVCVIELGGTIGDIESMPFIEALGQFSYRVGPGNFCLVHVSLVPVLNVVGEQKTKPTQHSVRQLRGLGLTPNLLACRSSKELDDNVKEKLSQFCHVPSSNILTLYDVPNIWHIPLLLRDQKAHEAILKTLNLRGVATEPNFKEWIATTKVYDKFNESVRIAMVGKYTNLSDAYLSVLKALLHASVACNRKLVVDWVPAENLEDDTSKEDPDAHKAAWALLKGANGILVPGGFGDRGVQGKILAAKYARENSVPFLGICLGMQIAVIEFSRSVLGLHDANSTEFDPKTKNPCVIFMPEGSKTHMGGTMRLGSRRTYFHVADCKSAKLYGNVHFVDERHRHRYEVNPDLISQLESAGLSFVGKDETGKRMEIVEFPGHPFFIGAQFHPEFKSRPGKPSPLFLGLITAACDKTVVPASKGYSTKIATGILGSHSPMLKAHNGNGFKSPNSSLNGVYTSTTTNGVCVDGSC, from the exons ATG GAGAAACAGCAAAAGAGGGGTTTCGATTCAGAGAAAAAGATGAAGTACGTGTTGGTGACAGGTGGTGTTGTGAGTGGACTTGGGAAAGGAGTCACTGCAAGCAGTATCGGTGTGCTCCTTCAGGCCTGTGGCTTTCGAGTTACTTCTATCAAGATTG ATCCCTATCTGAACACTGATGCAGGAACGATGTCTCCTTTTGAACATGGCGAAGTGTTTGTTTTAGACGATGGCGGTGAG GTTGACCTCGATCTTGGAAACTATGAACGTTTCCTGGACCTCAAGTTAACTCGTGACAATAATATCACAACTGGAAAAATTTACCAG TCTGTTATTGCAAAGGAGAGAAGAGGAGATTATCTTGGCAAGACCGTGCAG GTTGTTCCACACATTACTGATGCCATCCAAGAATGGATAGAGCGTGTCGCACAAATACCAGTTGATGGAAAAGAAGGCCCAGCTGATGTCTGTGTCATTGAGTTGGGTGGAACTATTG GGGATATTGAGTCCATGCCTTTTATTGAAGCACTTGGCCAATTTTCCTACCGTGTAG GCCCCGGAAACTTCTGTTTAGTTCATGTCAGCTTGGTGCCTGTTCTCAATGTTGTTGGTGAACAG AAAACAAAGCCAACTCAGCACAGTGTCCGTCAACTTAGAGGGTTAGGGTTGACTCCAAATCTTCTTGCTTGTCGCAGTTCAAAG GAACTTGATGACAATGTCAAGGAAAAACTTTCTCAATTTTGTCATGTTCCG TCATCAAACATACTCACTCTCTATGATGTTCCAAATATTTGGCACATTCCTTTGCTATTAAGA GACCAGAAGGCACATGAGGCAATCCTGAAAACATTAAACCTTCGAGG TGTTGCTACAGAGCCCAATTTTAAGGAGTGGATTGCAACAACAAAAGTATATGACAAATTTAATGAATCT gTTAGAATTGCAATGGTGGGAAAATATACAAATCTTTCAGATGCATATCTTTCTGTACTGAAG GCACTTTTGCATGCTTCTGTTGCTTGCAACCGTAAGCTTGTTGTGGACTGGGTTCCTGCAGAAAATCTTGAAGATGATACCTCTAAAGAG GATCCTGATGCACATAAAGCTGCTTGGGCTCTTTTGAAG GGTGCTAATGGGATTCTAGTTCCAGGAGGATTCGGTGATAGAGGTGTGCAAGGAAAAATTCTTGCTGCCAAGTATGCTCGAGAAAATAGTGTTCCATTTCTTGGCATTTGCTTGGGGATGCAAATTGCTGTCATTGAGTTTTCAAGATCTGTTCTGGGTCTTCATGATGCTAATAGCACAGAATTTGATCCCAAAACTAAAAATCCATGTGTCATATTTATGCCAGAA gGTTCAAAGACTCATATGGGGGGAACTATGCGTCTCGGTTCGAGGAGAACTTACTTTCACGTTGCTGACTGCAAATCGGCCAAGTt gtATGGCAATGTACACTTTGTTGATGAGCGACATCGGCATCGATATGAG GTTAATCCTGACTTGATATCACAACTTGAGAGTGCTGGTCTGTCTTTTGTTGGCAAAGATGAAACAGGGAAGCGCATGGAG ATAGTTGAATTTCCTGGCCATCCTTTCTTCATCGGTGCTCAATTTCACCCCGAGTTTAAGTCAAGACCAGGGAAACCTTCTCCATTGTTCTTAG GGTTGATAACAGCAGCATGTGATAAGACAGTTGTGCCTGCAAGCAAAGGGTATAGCACAAAGATAGCAACAGGGATACTTGGTTCACACTCACCAATGTTGAAAGCACACAATGGAAATGGGTTCAAGTCTCCCAATAGTTCCTTAAATGGTGTATATACAAGTACAACTACCAATGGGGTGTGTGTGGATGGTAGCTGTTAA
- the LOC114169755 gene encoding zinc finger CCCH domain-containing protein 37, with translation MENHIYSSYSPSTNYRFRDSDSSTMFLSHHHHRAADSTALRFSSSLADDIAPPGVTSRIVSSSAANYLSPWASSAATSSLDFKRSSDALYHPTILGTIGQSEAWYSTNSLAKRPRYESASNMTIYPQRPGEKDCAHYMLTRTCKFGDSCKFDHPGWVPEGGIRDWKEVPNVVISETPPERPGVPDCPFFLKTQRCKFGSKCKFNHPKVSSENDDVTSGLPDRPSEPPCSFYMKTGKCKFGASCKFHHPKDIQIQSSDELSHTAAQTEINSMIGGALGDTQPIKSLISPSLQNSKGLPVRLGEVDCPFYMKTGSCKYGATCRYNHPDRNAINPPIAGLGASIFPSSATSLNIGLLSPAMSVYQGFDPRLSNPMSQVGIAETIYPQRPGQIECDFYMKTGDCKFGERCKYHHPIDRSAPSLSKQASVKLTPAGLPRREGAVICPYYLKTGTCKFGATCKFDHPPPGEVVEMAKSQGTSADGGEAED, from the exons ATGGAAAACCACATCTACTCCTCCTACAGCCCTTCCACCAACTACCGATTCCGCGACTCCGACTCCTCAACCATGTTCCTctcccaccaccaccaccgcgcCGCCGACTCCACCGCCCTCCGCTTCTCCTCCTCACTCGCCGACGACATTGCCCCGCCCGGTGTTACCTCCCGCATCGTCTCCTCCTCCGCCGCCAACTACCTCTCCCCCTGGGCCTCCTCCGCCGCCACCTCCTCCCTCGACTTCAAACGCTCCTCCGACG CTCTCTACCATCCAACCATTTTGGGTACAATTGGGCAAAGTGAAGCTTGGTATTCTACAAACTCACTGGCCAAGCGCCCTAGATATGAAAGTGCTTCCAATATGACTATATATCCACAGAGGCCAGGAGAGAAAGATTGTGCCCACTATATGCTCACAAGAACCTGTAAGTTTGGAGATAGCTGCAAGTTTGACCATCCTGGTTGGGTTCCTGAGGGTGGAATCCGGGATTGGAAAGAG GTTCCAAATGTTGTTATAAGTGAAACTCCTCCTGAGAGACCAGGGGTACCAGATTGTCCA TTCTTTCTGAAAACTCAGAGATGCAAGTTTGGTTCAAAGTGCAAATTTAATCATCCTAAGGTTTCCTCTGAAAATGATGATGTAACTTCTGGCTTACCTGACAGGCCATCAGAGCCCCCATGCTCG TTCTACATGAAAACTGGAAAATGTAAATTTGGTGCTTCTTGTAAATTCCATCACCCCAAGGATATCCAGATTCAGTCGTCTGATGAGTTGAGTCATACTGCTGCACAGACAGAAATAAATTCTATGATAGGAGGAGCCCTTGGAGATACACAACCAATTAAGTCTCTTATATCTCCATCATTGCAAAATAGCAAAGGACTTCCAGTAAGACTG GGGGAAGTGGATTGTCCATTCTACATGAAAACTGGCAG TTGTAAGTACGGTGCCACTTGCCGCTACAATCATCCTGATAGGAATG CAATTAATCCACCCATTGCTGGATTAGGCGCTTCTATTTTTCCATCCTCAGCTACTAGTCTGAATATTGGACTTCTCAGTCCAGCTATGTCTGTTTATCAAGGTTTTGACCCAAGGCTGTCAAATCCAATG TCTCAGGTGGGAATTGCAGAAACCATCTATCCTCAACGACCTGGCCAGATCGAATGTGAT TTTTACATGAAAACTGGCGACTGTAAATTCGGTGAAAGATGCAAGTATCATCACCCAATTGATCGCTCAGCACCATCACTGTCAAAGCAGGCTTCTGTCAAGCTCACTCCTGCAGGATTACCAAGAAGAGAG GGTGCTGTTATTTGTCCATATTATTTGAAAACTGGAACATGCAAGTTTGGTGCGACCTGCAAGTTTGACCACCCACCACCTGGAGAAGTTGTGGAGATGGCAAAATCTCAAGGAACATCAGCCGATGGAGGGGAAGCAGAAGACTGA